The following coding sequences are from one Nymphalis io chromosome 17, ilAglIoxx1.1, whole genome shotgun sequence window:
- the LOC126774707 gene encoding A disintegrin and metalloproteinase with thrombospondin motifs 16-like has translation MDWRQVLFVVALSSIIDVSDQLFGNDDHSNQLLNHLSESEKLFLFGPNHDDVHFEIAHLKHRKRRKRSISNDSPDLIALKKHLNINLSPKTSFLDPQFLLLKRWSNGTEAIFDQHSDDELDSCYYKSENAALYVCQDVRGIIKTNDSYYYIHPLPERFHNENAKPHIIMKRSLNYVNNNNSDDEDTCVERHSKHYNETPEPVKNWTKHRRKREINSQTNLNENDSLDKFKLNLEHRNKTIGDFVSKLVIDENRQKRAVLPAIFVETAVFVDRDLYKHMTVNFPKETERELVRFVLAMINAVQLIYHDPSLGRPVNFILKRLEILHEDPVNLKRPHDIDRFLSNFCTWQRLENPPGDNDPLHWDHALILTGLDLYVVNKNGKVSSQVVGLAPVAGMCTVTSSCTVNEGRHFESVYVVAHEIGHNLGMRHDGPLADNGCDPSAYIMSPTLGSGKITWSQCSKSYLQKFLDTVQSRCLLDHGNSAGQLDHSAEGILPGERFDADQQCMLKYGSGSRHSAAQNLEDICRDLHCQRERYTWTSHPALEGTKCGDDMYCRGGECVERGGGRGLGVVTSARWGRWSRWSECASACLLDEQHVPAAAGVAVASRRCTRPRHENGKSYCQGNDKKYQSCHAQQCKTVPRMTVREFADQICSRARDVDPDLIGTGLQRMDADDASSVCAVWCDTRGGGYKSRGWALPDGTACSTSRDYYCIAGVCRKFTCAGSSDTEFALTRNDCEWEALQVQTATPHSTPRRRSAGAWRGARRGACHFRCVRGGAGLALLHAAAARSIQLCTPAPDAAASCTQLRTPYQYATMVCSKYKERVRRLSGLGMQISPALEDPDRPCRVACQDERVSHRFYLVNGHEGWFPLGAPCGPRAYCVSGKCLEFGPDGTPLSESRLSLPLRARSSRHRRSLQRERLSVQTSLRPHQLHNLIAALNLTDSRITFFQAIPENIEVDFSNPIHISPEDTLLRKIPRPTWD, from the exons GATCACTCGAACCAACTGCTGAATCATTTGTCCGAATCAGAAAAGCTCTTTCTATTTGGTCCTAATCACGAcg ATGTACATTTTGAGATAGCACATCTAAAACATCGAAAGCGTCGTAAGAGGTCGATATCAAACGACAGTCCAGACTTGATTGCTTTGAAGAAACATCTGAATATCAATCTAAGTCCGAAAACCAGTTTCCTAGATCCCCAGTTCCTATTACTGAAGAGATGGTCGAATGGAACGGAAGCTATATTCGATCAACATTCGGACGACGAGTTGGATTCATGTTATTACAAGAGCGAGAATGCTGCTTTGTATGTGTGCCAAGATGTg AGaggtattataaaaactaatgacAGTTACTATTACATCCACCCACTGCCTGAAAGATTCCACAACGAAAACGCCAAACCTCATATAATTATGAAACGATCTTTAAattacgttaataataataatagcgaCGATGAAGATACTTGTGTAGAAAGACATAGTAAACATTATAACGAAACACCTGAACCTGTGAAAAATTGGACAAAACATAGAAGGAAAAGAGAAATAAACTCACAAACAAATCTAAATGAAAACGATAGcttagataaatttaaattaaatttagaacatagAAATAAGACCATAGGTGATTTTGTTAGTAAATTAGTCATTGATGAAAACCGACAAAAAAGAGCCGTACTGCCGGCCATATTTGTTGAAACCGCTGTGTTCGTTGATAGAGATTTGTACAAACATATGACAGTCAATTTTCCCAAAGAAACGGAGAGAGAATTAGTGAGATTTGTATTAGCAATGATCAATGCGGTACAATTGATTTACCATGACCCAAGTTTAGGTAGAccagttaattttatattgaagagGCTGGAAATACTTCATGAAGATccagtaaatttaaaaagaccGCACGACATCGATAGATTCCTAAGTAACTTCTGTACGTGGCAGAGATTAGAAAATCCTCCAGGAGATAATGACCCTTTGCATTGGGATCATGCGTTGATTCTAACAGGTCTCGATCTCTACGTTGTCAATAAAAATGGCAAAGTTAGCAGTCAAGTTGTCG GATTGGCGCCAGTTGCTGGTATGTGCACAGTGACAAGTAGCTGTACGGTCAATGAAGGAAGACATTTTGAAAGCGTATATGTCGTAGCACATGAAATAGGTCACAA CTTAGGCATGCGACACGATGGTCCATTAGCTGATAACGGCTGTGATCCTAGCGCCTATATCATGAGCCCTACCTTGGGCAGCGGGAAGATAACATGGTCACAATGTAGCAAAAGTTATTTGCAAAAATTCCTCGA CACAGTACAATCTAGATGTCTTCTTGATCACGGCAATTCTGCTGGACAACTGGACCACAGTGCGGAGGGTATACTTCCGGGTGAAAGATTCGACGCTGATCAACaat GTATGCTCAAATACGGTAGTGGGAGTCGGCATTCAGCGGCGCAAAACTTAGAAGATATCTGCAGAGATTTGCATTGTCAAAGGGAAAGATATACTTGGACCTCTCATCCCGCGCTCGAAGGCACGAAGTGTGGAGATGACATG TACTGCCGCGGTGGCGAGTGCGTGGAGCGAGGTGGAGGTCGAGGATTGGGTGTGGTGACGAGTGCCCGCTGGGGACGATGGTCGCGCTGGTCGGAGTGTGCATCTGCTTGTCTGTTGGACGAACAACACGTGCCGGCTGCAGCTGGAGTCGCTGTCGCCTCCAGGCGGTGCACGAGACCCAG ACACGAGAACGGTAAAAGCTATTGTCAAGGCAATGACAAAAAGTATCAATCTTGTCACGCTCAGCAA tgCAAAACTGTACCAAGAATGACGGTGAGAGAATTCGCCGACCAAATATGTTCAAGAGCTCGTGACGTGGACCCCGATCTCATTGGAACTGGTTTGCAGAGAATGGATGCTGATG ATGCGAGCAGCGTATGCGCGGTGTGGTGCGACACGCGCGGGGGCGGGTACAAGTCGCGCGGGTGGGCGCTACCCGACGGCACCGCCTGCTCCACCTCACGCGACTACTACTGCATAGCCGGAGTCTGCAGG AAATTCACATGCGCAGGCAGCTCAGACACGGAGTTCGCGCTGACTCGGAACGACTGCGAATGGGAAGCTCTACAAGTTCAGACCGCCACTCCTCACAGCAC GCCGCGGCGCCGCTCGGCGGGCGCGtggcgcggcgcgcggcgcggcgcgtgCCACTTCCGCTGCGTGCGCGGCGGCGCGGGGCTGGCGCTGCTGcacgccgccgccgcgcgctcCATACAGCTGTGCACGCCCGCGCCGGACGCCGCCGCG AGTTGCACTCAACTGAGGACACCTTACCAATACGCTACAATGGTTTGCTCGAAATACAAAGAAAGGGTTCGAAGACTTTCTGGACTTGGAATGCAGATATCTCCGGCGCTAG AGGACCCGGACCGGCCGTGCCGCGTGGCGTGCCAGGACGAGCGCGTGTCGCACCGGTTCTACCTCGTCAACGGCCACGAGGGCTGGTTCCCGCTCGGCGCGCCCTGCGGCCCGCGCGCCTACTGCGTCAGCGGGAAGTGTCTG GAATTCGGTCCAGACGGCACTCCGTTGTCCGAGTCGCGGCTGTCGCTGCCGCTGCGCGCGCGCTCGTCGCGCCACCGCCGCAGCCTGCAGCGCGAGCGCCTGTCGGTGCAGACCTCCCTCCGCCCGCACCAGCTGCACAACCTCATCGCTGCACTCAACCTCACGG ATAGCAGAATAACATTCTTTCAAGCGATACCAGAAAACATCGAAGTGGACTTCTCCAATCCCATACACATCTCCCCTGAAGACACTCTGCTGAGGAAGATACCGAGACCTACTTGGgactga